From the genome of Mucilaginibacter paludis DSM 18603:
ATAAATCACAAGACTGTCCAAAAATTGATGGGAACATTAGGCCTAAAATGCAATATCAGGAAAGTAAGTTATCGCTCATACAAAGGTGAGGTTGGTAAAATTGCCCCTAATGTACTTGAAAGGGATTTTGAGGCAAATCTGCCTAATCAGAAATGGGCTACGGATGTCACTCAGATGAACATTAAAGGGGAGAAGATCTATTTATCTCCTATAATTGACATGTTCAACGGGGAAGTCATTTCTTATAGTATTTCAAAATCTCCAAATATGCAGATGATAGATGAAATGTTATATGAGGCTTTTGATAAAGTGAAAGATATAAGGGGACTTATTTTTCACTCTGACCAAGGGTGGCAATATCAACATTATGGATATAGAAAGGCTTTGGAAAAACATGGAATTATTCAAAGCATGTCCAGAAAGGGAAACTGCTTGGATAATGCCTTGGCCGAAAGCTTCTTTGGGATCTTAAAGACAGAATTACTGTACAAACAGAGCTTTGAAACTGCGGAAGAATTTATAACTTCGTTAAAAGAATACATTCATTACTATAACAATGAAAGAATAAAAAACAGGTTAAATGGAAAGAGCCCGGTGGAATACCGAGCTCTCGTACAAAAAACTTAATTTTGTAAACTGTCCAACTTTTTGGGGTCACACCAGCTTTGAGACAGCCTCATTTTTATTCAATTTAAAACTTTAATTGTTTAATTGGCGATCTTCAAATCGAAATTCATGTAAGTAGTTGCATATGCGCTTGCAGCACTTACGTATGTAACATTGATAGCTCCATATTTCCCAGCAGCTGTTTTAAACAAGAAAACGCTACCCGCTGCAAGCCCTGTAACAGAGTTTGCCGAAGCTGTTTTAAAGGTGGTGGCACCAAGCGCTTTTAGTGTTGCACCAGAGTTAAGGCTTGTCCATGTTATTGGAGAGGTAACAACTTTAAATTGAGTCGCATTTTTAGTAAAGGTGCTAGTATTATACATCGTGATCGCACTTGGTATCGGCGATAGGTTTAAATTATAAATAGTATGCCCCTTTACAGTAGTACCTGATGCAATTGTAGGATCCCAAAAATAACCGAAGTCAATAACGTTACTGTTGTTTCCAGCAGTTATATCGGAGTAACTGTATGCAGTCTGTGTAGCAATGTTAAAATATGCTTTATTGGTTTTAGCCGTAGTATCAGGTACAGACACCCTATTATTCGTTATAAACGTCATATCAGAGTTAACAGTAATAATAATATTGTTACTTGAGCCTAAGTAGATATTAGACTTATCTCTGGCTACAACCCTATAAATGTAACTGCCTGGGATAGTATCTGCAACCAGCTTTTTTACCAAATTTGTAAATGACATTCTGTCGCCTGTTTTAATCGAGTCACGGCCTACTTCTGTGTCATTTTTTGTAAGCGTTACATAGGTAATTGGTGTGGTGCAAGTTCCCGAATAGCTAAAATTAAGACTATCTTTACCATTTACAGTTTTATTACCGATTACGTAGTTAGACCCGGCATTATTAAAAGTAACGGTAAGATTATTACTATTAAATTTAGGCTCCACTTTAACACAGCTTGATGCTATTACTAATACCATAAGGAGCGCTATATAGTATATAATGGATTCTCTTTTCATTTTTTTGCGTAATTAATGAGATTTATAATAGGTTCATTAACGTTATTATTGTAATGGGTCAAATGATCCTCCAGGCCAACCAATAGTTTGCTGTAACGCCGGACTCGTTTGCAAAAAATTAGGAGGTAACGGATAAAAATAATAAGTGGTTGGATAATTTATAACGCCTGACCCGCCACTGTATGTTAAGTTGGTAGGCGTGGCTGTAAAGAACTTAGTATAAGTTGCCTTGTTATTTACATTAAGGGTATCACAAACACGAGAACCCGTGGAATTAGCTATGTCCATATATATAGCGGAAGAAACCACATTTTTATTATTAGCAGCACCTGCTACGTATGGGAAAGTAGCGGCGTTATAATTTACAGTTGTTATAAGCGCCCTTAACGCTGTACCTGATAACTTATCATACTGGCGCGTTCTGCGTAAATCCCAATAACGTTTACCTTCCATAGCAAACTCTATTTGACGCTCGGTTAATAAAAATGCAGGCATTGTGCCACTAAGTCCTCCTGTAAGATTTGCCATACCATAGTTATAGCTACCGGCGGCAAAACCACGCGCTGCACGAAGCGTTGCTATCAGCCCCTCACACTCATTAAGGTTTCCAATTGCATTAGCACATTCAGCATAATTTAACAAAACTTCGGCAAAACGTAACTCAATCCAATCCATACCACTACCGCCACTAGTATTTGAACTATATGCAGCTTGTGCAGCTGTTATAGACGGATTACATATTTTACGGCAATAAAAACCAGTAACGCTAGGCTTGGAGGCATCATCTAAAAATGTTCCGCCTATCGTTGAAATATTCTGATAAGTCCATTCATGGCGGTTAGTTTTACCACTTAAATTCCAGATTTGGCCATTATAGGCTATAGTTTGGGCAAAGCGTGGATCGCGATTTAACCAATACTGTGTAGCATCATAACCCGAATTAGGATCGGTGATTGGCAAACCATTTGCCATAGGGAAAGCTTGCACCAAATTCCATGTCGGCTGGTTACTACCGCCGCCGCCGGTTGTTTCGGAAACAGGCCTGGTTATGTTTTCATTATTGGTACCATGTGCGGGGCTAACAACCGTGGCATCTATAGAACGCCACATCATACGTTCTTTATTATTTGCGCTTTCGTCAATCCATACGTTACCTAAGCCGCCGCTTGTTGCTGGGTATAAAGCATAACCATCGGTCTGCGCCTGAGCATACGCCGCCTTACAGGCATTATAAGCATCCTGCCAGCGACTCATGATATTATTGGGATTAAATTGCGGACTCGCCCAATAAAGCGCCGCTTTACCTTTAAAAGCCATAGCTACCGCCCGTGTAATACGTCCGTTATCACTTGACAATGTCCATGTTGCAGGTAAAAGAGCAGCTGCCGAATCAAGATCGGATTGTATCTGCGTAAAACAAATACTGGATTTAGATCTTGGCACATAGAGTGACGGAATGCCATTTGCCGGATTTTGTGTTTCTAAGACCAGGGGAACACCTCCATATATTCTAACCATTAAAAAATAGATGTAAGCTCTGAAAAAATAAAACTGCCCTCTAAGTGGAGCTGCAGCACTGCTACTTAAGGAACTATTAGCACCAAGATTTTTAATTGCATTGTTACAACGGTAAATTAAATAATAAACATCACCGCCTCCGCCATTAATATTAGCTTCCTTGTTAGCTGTATAAATATCTGTAACTTCATTAGTGCTACCAGTTAAGGTTCCATTTAAAATAGATAAAGTTGCATTACCTAATTCGTCACTTGTGTTATGAAGTGAACCAGGGGTTGGCCAGTTAGGCATAGCCAAATCATATAAAGCATTAAGATATTCGTTAACTGTTGATTGATTACTCCAAACGACCGCAACATCTACTCCGTTTTGATCCGCTTTATCAAGCACACTCTTTTTACATGCCACAAATCCCACACATATTAACGCAAACGCCAAAACTATTTGTGCTTGCTTTATTAATCTTTTTTTCATATTAAATAACTTTAATAATTTTTACAACGACAAATTAACGCCCAGAGAATACGTACGGAGTGTTGGATAATATGATAAACCACTCTGTCTTACATCCTTATAATTATAAGGATTAATAATGGTCCACAAATTTTGACCAGTTAATATGAATCTCAAGTTGGGTATTTTGAACTTATCTCCCAAAGCTTTTGGTAAAGCGTATGATAAAGATGCGTTATTGATGTACCATCTGGTACCGCTACGTATCCAGAAAGTAGAATTATCATTGATTAACGGTGAATCTGAACGTGGATATGCGGCATTAGGGTTTGATGGTGTCCAATGATCGGCCCAGAAGAATGGCTGGTTAAGGCTTTGAGACGAGTTACTGGTCGCACTGGCTGGCGCGGTCCTGTCAGGAACTGTAACTTTGCCACCTAATTGTAAAAACATATTTATATTAAACTTAAATGCTTTGTATGTGGCCCCTAAAGTGATGCCTGATGAAAAAATTGGAGCAGTACTATCGTACATATATGTCTGATCTGATGTTTCATCAATTTTACCATCGCCGTTGATATCTTTATAATTCATCCAACCAACTTGCGGAACCTTACCGTCGATAGTGTAGTTCGGGTTTTTCGCCAGAATCGCATTTAACTCGGCTTGAGTACGAATTATACCTGTAGCAATTAAACCATAATTGGTGCCGTTATAAGTATTGGATAACTCACCAAGCGTGATCAAGTTGTCTTGATTAACGACACCTAACTGCGCAGGCCCATAAAGTGCCTTAGTAAGCTGGCTGTTGCCCCAACCAAAATTAATATTTGCGTTAATACCCCAATTTTTACTAACTTGAGTAGCATATCCAACTGTAAAAGTTTCTCCCCAGGTATTAGCCTCATTGTAGTTGATAGGAGCACCACTCACACCCAGGGTTGCTGGATATGTGGTTGCCGAAATATTAACTAAGCCATCATAGTAGTGTTTACTCCATACCTCCGCTGTAATTGTTAATTTATCGTTGAAAAGACCAACATCAAAACCAAGGGTTTGGGCGCGACTATGCTCCCATGTAATATCAGGGTTAGGAAGAATATTGCCAGTTAAGCCATTAGCCACTGTTGAACCATATAATGTTGTTCCTGAATAAGTTGTAAATCTATCTTTATATAAAAACGCATTAACCCTATCATCACCTGTCACCCCTATGTTATACCTCACTTTAAACGAACTGATATATTTTCCCAAATACTTCTTAAAGAAATCTTCTTCACTTACACGCCAACCAATCGCAGCGGCGGGAGATGAACCAAAACGTTTACCGGGAGCAAAATTTGCTGATCCATCTATACGGTCAATCAACTGCACAAGATATTTACCTTTATAATCATAATTTAAACGGCCTACATAACCTATGTTACCACTCTCTACAGTACTAACAGTTTGTGATGTAGTTGTACTTGGATCAAAAGCAAACCACTGATCAACGCCTGGTATTTGTTGGTTGGTACGGTATATCTGATAAGAATTTTGTGTTGATTCATTTTGTGTACCAACAAATAAAAGATCAAAATTATGTGATTTGAACGTACGGGCATAATTCAAAGAGCCGATCAACTCATATTGGCTTGTTGAGCCGCTGCTTAAAAATATTTGAGCATTGTTAGCGATAGTTTTAACACTGGTATATGGCAAACTATATAAAGCACCATTTTGTCCTGTGGAGGTAAATTGATAGGTATTATAGGTTGAATAATAATTCTTTCCATCGGTTGAGTAATTGTTTTTTCCGTATTGAATTTTTGCAGTTAAACCTTTAATAAAATGCGGACGATACTCTATCGACGAGTTAAGATTTAATGATTGGTTGTTGGTTCTCGTATAATTATTGTTATTAAAATAAGCCAGTGGGTTAAATGCCCCGCCGACAGCACTTGGCCCATTCCAATATGTAGGAAGACCGTTAATACTTAACGGTATCCAAGGTGCTACTTGGTTAATTGCTGTGTATGTAATATTTTCAGTATCATTATTGTCAGATTTGGCGGTATTTCTTAGACTTGAATCATAGTTTGTATTTAAGCTAATGTATGCTGTCAAATCGTCGGTAACTTTCGCAGTCATACCTGAACGAATGTTATACTTCCGAACGGTAGTTGTACCAAAGTTACCCCCCTCTTCATAAAAACTACCACCACCAAAAAACGTAACTCGTTCAGTACCGCCAGTTACGTTAACAGTATGGCGCTTGGTTTGAGAGGAGTGCCATAATTGGTCGTACCAGCTTTCATAAGGATTTGAAGCGATAAAATCCAAATCAGCTTGAGAAAATTTTGAAGTATTTGCGGCATTGGCGGCTGTTAATGCATCGTTAATAGTTTGAGCCAATTGTATTCCACTCATCAGCTTTGGCCGTTGTACAGCATCAGATACACCAAAGTAACCGGTGTAACTGATTTGAGGTTTACCAGCCTTGCCCTTTTTAGTAGTTACAAGTACAACACCCTTATCGGCTGCAGCACCGTAAATTGCAGCCTGCGCATCCTTCAAAAACGAAATAGATTCGATTAAACTGGCATCCAAATTATCAAAATCAGTTTTTTGAGCAATCAAACCATCGATTATATATAATGGATCAGTAGTAATACCAAAACTACCACTTGCTACCGAATAAGCCCCTTGTAAGGTTAGTGTTGTACTTGCACCAGGCTTACCAGACGCAACACTAACCCCCACGCCCGCAATCCTGTTCATCAAAGAGGTTCCTAAATTAGCTACTGGCAAATCCTCAATTTCCGCCGCTTTAATTTCCGCCACGGACCCTAAAACCTTAGCTTTTGCTATCGTACCGTAGCCCACTGCAACAACCTCAACTTGGCTCAGTGCGTTAGCGGTTTGGTTTAATTTAAAGTCTGCAACAGTTACTCCTGGCTTAAGGTTTACTTCCTGGTAGGCGTATCCAAGAAATTTCACACCTATTACCACATTCTGTAAATTGGTAACTTTAATAGAATATTTACCCCTCATATCGGTAACGGTACCATTGGTACTACCTTTAATCTGAACGGTAACGCCCGGCAGGGTTTCACCCTTCTCGTCGGTGACAACCCCGGTGATGGTTCTATTTTGGGCTTTTAGTGCACTGCTCATTAACAACAGCACAGAAAACAAGAGGAGAATTTTTCTCATAATAGTTTAAATTTGGGTTTCATTTATTTAATAATCAATTGGTTTATATAGGGAACTTTATTTTATGTTTTCATAATTTTTAGGGGTTAATCATTATTTGCCTTCTGCTGCTTTGATCCTTTTTTGCCATTCTTCGCTTTCCTTCTTCATGTCATATCCCTGGGCAGAGAGGTAGTTATTAATACGACCTTTGTATTTACCAAAAATGGCGTGTTTTTTATCTGATGATTCGGCATCTATCGCATGCTCGCGCGCTTCTACCAACCAGGTTTTGATCTGGGCTTTTTGTACATCGGTAAGCGTTAATACTTCTTCCAGATAGGCTTTGTAAGTAATTGGCAAAATATTGTAAGTCATCAGGTCCTTTACCTTTTCAACCTGGGTGGGATTTAAATTGGTATTTAATTTAGCCAGGTATTTGTTATGTGATTGATTTAACTGCACCTGAACAGCGGTATCCAGTACAGCTATTTGCGCGTTTGCGGCGGTTTTATCTGCTCCGGCCTGCTCTTTTATTTGTTTCGCCTTTGCATTGCGTGCATCATGGATATCGTTAATCACACGGTATTGATCTACAACAACATTTAAAACTCTTTTATACTTTACAGAATCTGTTATGCCCAGGGCCGACACTATTTTATTAGAACGCTCGGTTATTACCTGGGTATATTGGGCTGCTTTCTGTGCCGGGGTGGCGGCATCCTGAGCCTTAACCTGGGTGGCCGTTATCAGCGCCAATCCCGCTATCAATAGTTTTATCGTCTTCTTCATGTTATCGCTGTTTTATCCTTTATAACTTATATCTCCACAAAAGTGAACTTCCAAGCCCAATTCAGCCATTGCGGCCGCCTTAATGCGGCATGCTCTGTGTGCGCTGGCTTCGTCGTTGGTATACACCACGTGGATATGATTCGCTTTGTGTCGTGCCATCATCTGATCACGGCTTACGCCTTTTAATACACCATGCATTATCGGCCACTGGGGTGTGGTGACTTGCCAGCGGCGCTGGGTTTCGGCTTCGGGCAGTAAAACAGATTCGCCTACGCCTATATCACAATGTAATTTATTATCCATTATATATACCCTACTCCACACGATATGGCCCGGTTTGCTGATGCCCTTTAAGCTACCACCTCCTAAATGAAAATACATAGTGGGCTGCCTTTCGCTGCTTGCGCCTTTATAACCATCAATTAAATGGGCGGCTGGCACTGCGCCGGATATTAAAAACACCCATACAAAAGCTTCTGTATTTTCATCTTGATAATGTTCTCCCCAACGTAAATCATGCAAGGTATTTTCGCCAGGCATACCCAGGTGTTTCCATAGCTGGTAGGTAAGCAAGGCATCTATACCTGCACACTCATCAACTTCATTAAAATGAGGCAAGGCTTCGCCCGCGTACAACTCCTCCCCTGTTTCAGAAAAAACAGGCGGCCTGTCTTGGTTATTTAAAAGCCCTTCAACCAGATCGCTCGCCACGGTCAGGTCCTTCAACCCTTGCTGATACTGGATGCCAATGGTTTTACATCCAAATTCACTAGCGATGCGTGTGGCCGCAATGTACATTTTACATTGCTCTATGGTTTGGTTTTCGGTCAGTTCGGTTTTATCATCGCTGCCCCAGTTAAACTTCATTCCTTTTTCAAGCAGCCAGGTTAAAACCTGCACAGCTTCGTCGCGACTAACTTTTTGCATCGCTGCGTATAGGGTAGCCTGGCTTAAACGTTCCTTAAAAAAACCTGTGGGATGTAGTAACTCGTCTGGAACGATAGCGTTATACATGCCCATGCAACCTTCGTCAAAAACACCCATAATAGCCTTTTCAGATTTTAGCTGACGCGCAAACGCCCTGCCTTCCATTTCATCTTCAAGAGGTATTTTAACGGTATCGAAATTTTGAACATGACTCTGGTCATGTTTAATGGAGCCAGTTAAAAGCCATTCGTTTAACCCCGCTTCAAAAAAGGTATCGTTAAATCTTTCGCTCCAAAGGGTGCTATACTGAACTCCGGCCTTAGTTAATGATCCGTTTAAATTCAACATGCCAACTAAGCCCGGTGCAGTACCGCTCCAGTTAGCCATGGTGAGTATAGGCCCTTGATGTGTGAACAACCCAGCCAAAACATGGTGAGTATATTGCCACAAGGTTTCAAGTACGATGATTGGTTTAGTGGGATCGATATTGCGAAAAACCTCAATACCCATCTTTTGAGAGTCTATAAAACCATGCTTTTTTTCAGCGTCGTAAGCGTGGGCGCGTTTTAAGCTATATCCTAATTTATCAACGGCAATTGTAAGCAATTGCTCGGCTTTTTCCTGCTCGGCCCAACAGATCTGGTTAGCGGCTAATCTTAAATCTCCGCTTGATACCAGTAAAATTTCTTTTTGTATACCTGACATTTTCAGAACTTGTAATTTTATTAATCTGCTAACAAAAGCGGATTATTTATTAAATATTTGCAACAATCACTCGCAATAAATATCATAAATACTACAGGAGTCGGATTGATTAATTTGTATAATTTATCACGCATTAACTTCAAAAGTTAACACCTATCTATTTTGCAATAATGTATAGCTTATGTTTGCTGGTTTATATTTTAATTGATGCATGCTGTTTTAAAACAGACTTGCTTGAACAAATATCAATCTTCCCCTTGTTGTATTACTGCGAATTGTTATCAACTTATTATACAATCTTAGCATAACACCTACTTTAACATATTGATTAATTTTCATCTGCGAGACTGTTGAAACGCCTTTTAAAATATCTTCTCATTTAGGTTCAGACCACCGCAGCGTATACCTCAGTCCCCACTTACTTGTTTTGTAAATTATCACCGCCAGGTCGATTCCCATTTTTAAAAATCCAGCAAACCACGATGCCAATAATGTACAGTTAACAAGTCATGATAAAATTCAGACAGTGAGTATATGATACAAAATCGCCATCCGGCGCGAAAGAAACGGGCTTAACAAAGCTATTTATGTTAATTACAACCTATTTTATGTATAATATTATCATTACATTTGAAACGCAAACCAAGCCTTGGGAAATGCCCCGCATGAGCGATACCAAACGTGGCAATTTACCTATAACCAATTGAGAATACTTGATTTATAAATGCTATGAAACCCCATTTTTTAAAAGTACCCACTAAGCCTCAGCATTCTTTTCATATCAGGCGCGATATTCAGCCTAACTTTAGGGGGATATGGCATTACCATCCCGAACTGGAACTGCATTATATTATCAAAGGTGAAGGACTCCGGTTTATCGGGAATAATATCAATAATTTTTCGTCAGGTGAAATTGTTCTTCTTGGAGAGAATCTGCCACATTGCTGGCGATGCAAGGAAGAATACTTTCAGCATAATCCCGATTTAAATATCGAGGCCATCGTAATTCACTTTTTACCCGACTGCCTGGGTAAGTATTTGCTGAATTTGCCCGAAACTTATCTATTACCCAAATTATTTGAGCGTGCTAAAAACGGGATAGTGATACAGGGAGAAGCACGGGAAAAGTTAAAGGTATTGATGGAATCGGCCATTGATGCCACCAATTTAGACAAGATACTGGTGTTTCTTTCTATCCTGAAGGTACTAGCCGAAAATGAGGATTTTACAAGTATTACGGCACCTCAAC
Proteins encoded in this window:
- a CDS encoding IS3 family transposase, translating into MKKSHGLSQGKRSPRTHEWAKAIEELRPEHDVSILLDCKQMARSVFYYHRKRLNDDKYKHEKEEIASIYHLHKGRYGYRRVTAEMKNRGYSINHKTVQKLMGTLGLKCNIRKVSYRSYKGEVGKIAPNVLERDFEANLPNQKWATDVTQMNIKGEKIYLSPIIDMFNGEVISYSISKSPNMQMIDEMLYEAFDKVKDIRGLIFHSDQGWQYQHYGYRKALEKHGIIQSMSRKGNCLDNALAESFFGILKTELLYKQSFETAEEFITSLKEYIHYYNNERIKNRLNGKSPVEYRALVQKT
- a CDS encoding RagB/SusD family nutrient uptake outer membrane protein produces the protein MKKRLIKQAQIVLAFALICVGFVACKKSVLDKADQNGVDVAVVWSNQSTVNEYLNALYDLAMPNWPTPGSLHNTSDELGNATLSILNGTLTGSTNEVTDIYTANKEANINGGGGDVYYLIYRCNNAIKNLGANSSLSSSAAAPLRGQFYFFRAYIYFLMVRIYGGVPLVLETQNPANGIPSLYVPRSKSSICFTQIQSDLDSAAALLPATWTLSSDNGRITRAVAMAFKGKAALYWASPQFNPNNIMSRWQDAYNACKAAYAQAQTDGYALYPATSGGLGNVWIDESANNKERMMWRSIDATVVSPAHGTNNENITRPVSETTGGGGSNQPTWNLVQAFPMANGLPITDPNSGYDATQYWLNRDPRFAQTIAYNGQIWNLSGKTNRHEWTYQNISTIGGTFLDDASKPSVTGFYCRKICNPSITAAQAAYSSNTSGGSGMDWIELRFAEVLLNYAECANAIGNLNECEGLIATLRAARGFAAGSYNYGMANLTGGLSGTMPAFLLTERQIEFAMEGKRYWDLRRTRQYDKLSGTALRALITTVNYNAATFPYVAGAANNKNVVSSAIYMDIANSTGSRVCDTLNVNNKATYTKFFTATPTNLTYSGGSGVINYPTTYYFYPLPPNFLQTSPALQQTIGWPGGSFDPLQ
- a CDS encoding SusC/RagA family TonB-linked outer membrane protein; this translates as MRKILLLFSVLLLMSSALKAQNRTITGVVTDEKGETLPGVTVQIKGSTNGTVTDMRGKYSIKVTNLQNVVIGVKFLGYAYQEVNLKPGVTVADFKLNQTANALSQVEVVAVGYGTIAKAKVLGSVAEIKAAEIEDLPVANLGTSLMNRIAGVGVSVASGKPGASTTLTLQGAYSVASGSFGITTDPLYIIDGLIAQKTDFDNLDASLIESISFLKDAQAAIYGAAADKGVVLVTTKKGKAGKPQISYTGYFGVSDAVQRPKLMSGIQLAQTINDALTAANAANTSKFSQADLDFIASNPYESWYDQLWHSSQTKRHTVNVTGGTERVTFFGGGSFYEEGGNFGTTTVRKYNIRSGMTAKVTDDLTAYISLNTNYDSSLRNTAKSDNNDTENITYTAINQVAPWIPLSINGLPTYWNGPSAVGGAFNPLAYFNNNNYTRTNNQSLNLNSSIEYRPHFIKGLTAKIQYGKNNYSTDGKNYYSTYNTYQFTSTGQNGALYSLPYTSVKTIANNAQIFLSSGSTSQYELIGSLNYARTFKSHNFDLLFVGTQNESTQNSYQIYRTNQQIPGVDQWFAFDPSTTTSQTVSTVESGNIGYVGRLNYDYKGKYLVQLIDRIDGSANFAPGKRFGSSPAAAIGWRVSEEDFFKKYLGKYISSFKVRYNIGVTGDDRVNAFLYKDRFTTYSGTTLYGSTVANGLTGNILPNPDITWEHSRAQTLGFDVGLFNDKLTITAEVWSKHYYDGLVNISATTYPATLGVSGAPINYNEANTWGETFTVGYATQVSKNWGINANINFGWGNSQLTKALYGPAQLGVVNQDNLITLGELSNTYNGTNYGLIATGIIRTQAELNAILAKNPNYTIDGKVPQVGWMNYKDINGDGKIDETSDQTYMYDSTAPIFSSGITLGATYKAFKFNINMFLQLGGKVTVPDRTAPASATSNSSQSLNQPFFWADHWTPSNPNAAYPRSDSPLINDNSTFWIRSGTRWYINNASLSYALPKALGDKFKIPNLRFILTGQNLWTIINPYNYKDVRQSGLSYYPTLRTYSLGVNLSL
- a CDS encoding DUF3826 domain-containing protein, with product MKKTIKLLIAGLALITATQVKAQDAATPAQKAAQYTQVITERSNKIVSALGITDSVKYKRVLNVVVDQYRVINDIHDARNAKAKQIKEQAGADKTAANAQIAVLDTAVQVQLNQSHNKYLAKLNTNLNPTQVEKVKDLMTYNILPITYKAYLEEVLTLTDVQKAQIKTWLVEAREHAIDAESSDKKHAIFGKYKGRINNYLSAQGYDMKKESEEWQKRIKAAEGK
- a CDS encoding fucose isomerase, whose product is MSGIQKEILLVSSGDLRLAANQICWAEQEKAEQLLTIAVDKLGYSLKRAHAYDAEKKHGFIDSQKMGIEVFRNIDPTKPIIVLETLWQYTHHVLAGLFTHQGPILTMANWSGTAPGLVGMLNLNGSLTKAGVQYSTLWSERFNDTFFEAGLNEWLLTGSIKHDQSHVQNFDTVKIPLEDEMEGRAFARQLKSEKAIMGVFDEGCMGMYNAIVPDELLHPTGFFKERLSQATLYAAMQKVSRDEAVQVLTWLLEKGMKFNWGSDDKTELTENQTIEQCKMYIAATRIASEFGCKTIGIQYQQGLKDLTVASDLVEGLLNNQDRPPVFSETGEELYAGEALPHFNEVDECAGIDALLTYQLWKHLGMPGENTLHDLRWGEHYQDENTEAFVWVFLISGAVPAAHLIDGYKGASSERQPTMYFHLGGGSLKGISKPGHIVWSRVYIMDNKLHCDIGVGESVLLPEAETQRRWQVTTPQWPIMHGVLKGVSRDQMMARHKANHIHVVYTNDEASAHRACRIKAAAMAELGLEVHFCGDISYKG
- a CDS encoding AraC family transcriptional regulator, whose product is MKPHFLKVPTKPQHSFHIRRDIQPNFRGIWHYHPELELHYIIKGEGLRFIGNNINNFSSGEIVLLGENLPHCWRCKEEYFQHNPDLNIEAIVIHFLPDCLGKYLLNLPETYLLPKLFERAKNGIVIQGEAREKLKVLMESAIDATNLDKILVFLSILKVLAENEDFTSITAPQQAFHQSNESETIRLNKVCSYTLVNYKKEISLAEIASIGNLSITSFCRYFKLMTKKTYSDFLTEIRISHACRFLIEDKLPTEVLCFECGFNNVSNFYRHFKKVTGMTPLEYKRKYLQN